The Branchiostoma lanceolatum isolate klBraLanc5 chromosome 10, klBraLanc5.hap2, whole genome shotgun sequence genome has a window encoding:
- the LOC136443016 gene encoding G-protein coupled receptor 6-like, with protein sequence MANLAASDVLTGVDFVSVGSSVLYDVYTETIPSIAMTRLRFTLVLLSGLSSAYSLLVLTAERYWFIVHGMTYVNNVTNDKCKVIIIIVWVWSVLLAMPPNFGWSCGSRAAEGCLSLGGGLTLGYVVLVLVFIFIPMGAVVYFNLGIFRCLWKHVSAIAAQEAAVGAQPSVNRRSAITIVIITIVFLVGWLPFSVRLAMFTQDAASLSQMFVFITLNSAISPVIYGFRLQELRRGVARIFRNSHGNGNLDP encoded by the coding sequence ATGGCTAATCTGGCCGCAAGCGACGTCTTGACCGGCGTAGACTTTGTGTCTGTGGGTAGCTCGGTTCTGTACGACGTGTACACCGAAACTATCCCGTCCATCGCCATGACCCGACTCCGTTTCACATTGGTCTTGCTCTCCGGCCTCTCCTCTGCCTACAGTCTGCTGGTCCTGACGGCTGAGCGTTACTGGTTCATCGTCCACGGGATGACCTACGTCAACAACGTCACCAACGACAAGTGCAaggtaatcatcatcatcgtttgGGTGTGGTCTGTCCTGCTAGCGATGCCGCCCAACTTCGGCTGGAGCTGCGGAAGTCGTGCCGCGGAAGGATGCCTGTCCTTAGGGGGAGGGCTGACGCTCGGCTACGTGGTCCTCGTCCTGGTTTTCATTTTCATCCCGATGGGGGCAGTCGTCTATTTCAACCTGGGTATCTTCAGGTGCCTGTGGAAGCACGTGAGCGCCATCGCAGCACAAGAAGCCGCTGTGGGTGCCCAGCCGAGCGTCAACAGAAGATCCGCCATCACAatcgtcatcatcaccatcgtGTTCCTGGTGGGATGGCTGCCGTTTTCTGTCAGGTTGGCCATGTTTACTCAAGACGCCGCTTCGCTCTCTCAGATGTTTGTCTTCATCACCCTGAACTCCGCCATCAGCCCTGTGATCTACGGGTTCCGTCTGCAGGAGCTCCGTCGCGGCGTCGCACGGATCTTCCGCAACAGCCACGGAAACGGCAATCTGGACCCGTAA
- the LOC136443957 gene encoding polycystin-2-like protein 2: MVAKSNGELGFEDFVDLTAAAWWDACFKHVLGLVVFINTISLLRVVRFSQTIGKLLALPGIMKDELLSFLVVAAVAFMAFISSGYLVFGPHMESYSDLYHTTFALFEMVLGRFFANEMLDSNPLFGPMFFTTFMICIFILLMNFLMTIICDAISADVDVTHDRDLADHMWRSFKAMLGFHSAPNKEDKTEGVSKMEELQANLRILQEGLDESLAICNSVLPRSNRRLLTVKAPKFQTRALQTGPVINTEYNVTINIEPASDSD, translated from the exons ATGGTGGCCAAGAGTAACG GAGAGCTGGGTTTTGAAGACTTTGTGGACCTGACGGCTGCCGCATGGTGGGATGCATGCTTCAAGCACGTCCTGGGTCTCGTCGTCTTCATCAACACCATCTCCTTACTTCGCGTCGTCCGCTTCAGTCAGACCATCGGCAAACTCCTGGCCCTTCCCGGCATCATGAAGGACGAGCTCCTGTCGTTCTTGGTCGTTGCTGCGGTCGCCTTCATGGCGTTCATCAGCTCAG GGTACCTCGTCTTTGGGCCCCACATGGAGTCCTACTCGGACCTGTACCACACGACGTTCGCGCTCTTTGAGATGGTGCTTGGAAG GTTTTTCGCCAATGAAATGCTGGATTCCAACCCTCTTTTCGGGCCCATGTTCTTCACCACCTTCATGATCTGCATCTTCATCCTCCTGATGAACTTCCTCATGACCATCATCTGTGACGCCATCTCCGCCGACGTTGACGTCACCCATGACCGTGACCTTGCCGATCACATGTGGAGGAGCTTCAAGGCCATGTTGGGTTTCCACAGCGCACCAAATAAGGAGGATAAAACAG AAGGTGTATCGAAGATGGAAGAGCTGCAGGCCAACCTACGCATTCTTCAGGAGGGGCTGGATGAAAGCCTGGCCATTTGTAACTCCGTCCTTCCGCGAAGCAACCGGCGTCTTCTCACCGTCAAGGCACCAAAGTTCCAAACACGTGCCCTACAGACTGGTCCAGTCATTAATACTGAGTACAACGTAACAATAAATATCGAACCAGCTTCAGATTCAGATTGA